A region of Nitrospinota bacterium DNA encodes the following proteins:
- a CDS encoding cytochrome c, which yields MNAITRIAVAAASVWLCSSPPALAGDDGKTLFINEGCVNCHSVKSAGITVMESAEAKEELKEQAAEGAKAPPDLSGLAAKRDADFLDKYLRKKIAIDGRKHKKRFKGSDAERETLITWILALKPAAGQGK from the coding sequence ATGAACGCTATTACCAGGATCGCCGTTGCGGCGGCATCCGTCTGGCTATGCTCGTCACCCCCGGCGCTGGCCGGGGATGACGGCAAGACCTTATTTATAAACGAGGGTTGTGTAAACTGCCATTCGGTGAAATCGGCAGGCATTACAGTGATGGAATCCGCCGAGGCGAAGGAGGAGTTGAAAGAGCAGGCGGCGGAAGGGGCCAAGGCTCCGCCGGACCTCTCCGGTTTGGCGGCGAAGCGTGACGCTGATTTCCTGGACAAGTACCTTCGCAAGAAGATAGCCATTGACGGCCGCAAACACAAGAAGAGGTTCAAGGGGAGCGACGCGGAGCGTGAAACGCTTATCACGTGGATCTTGGCCCTTAAACCAGCCGCCGGGCAGGGTAAATGA
- a CDS encoding NapC/NirT family cytochrome c encodes MKLALLLLAMCNAGFIAILWKEWGLLGGGARKLLAFISLGVFPLVWGAGVLGQGLEEAQKVAFCAQCHVMTDYVKSLEVDDDEPLSAFHYQNNLVPKEKACFACHTQYTMFGPIRAKLQGLSHLYVYYIKGAPAGKISLYSPYDNRECLRCHESSRKYQKLRMHNKPEEMFKKLADNKQSCLAKGCHDLAHLIEEEESDDSAG; translated from the coding sequence ATGAAACTGGCGCTCCTCCTGCTTGCCATGTGTAACGCGGGCTTCATCGCTATCTTGTGGAAAGAGTGGGGCTTGCTAGGCGGGGGCGCCAGAAAACTTCTTGCCTTCATAAGCCTTGGGGTGTTCCCTTTGGTGTGGGGGGCCGGGGTGCTGGGCCAGGGGCTGGAAGAGGCGCAGAAGGTGGCATTCTGCGCCCAGTGCCACGTCATGACAGATTACGTGAAAAGCCTGGAGGTGGACGATGACGAGCCGCTGTCCGCCTTCCATTACCAGAACAACCTGGTGCCCAAGGAAAAAGCCTGTTTCGCCTGCCACACGCAATACACCATGTTCGGCCCAATACGGGCCAAGCTACAGGGGCTGAGCCATCTTTACGTTTATTACATCAAGGGCGCTCCGGCGGGAAAGATCAGCCTTTACTCCCCATACGATAACCGGGAATGCTTGAGATGCCACGAGTCGTCCCGGAAATATCAAAAACTGCGCATGCACAACAAGCCGGAAGAGATGTTCAAGAAGCTTGCGGACAATAAGCAATCATGCCTCGCCAAGGGTTGCCACGACCTGGCCCATCTTATCGAGGAGGAGGAATCAGATGACTCCGCAGGATGA
- a CDS encoding menaquinone biosynthesis decarboxylase, producing the protein MAHLEQMGELVRISEKVSPELEITEITDRVSKMPGGGKALLFENVEGSSMPVLINAFGSRKRMAASLGVDDVEKIAAGLDWLIKMKAPETWQEKLAMLPTLFKMARFTPKTVNDANAPCQEVVLLEGDVDLTAIPVLKCWPDDGGRFITLPCVFTKSVDGRRNVGMYRMQVYNARATGMHWHIHKDGARFFDQHRARGERMEVAVALGCDPAVIFSATAPMPPGVDELLLAGFIRGKGVELVKCRTVDLEVPRTAEIVIEGYVNPDETRLEGPFGDHTGYYSLTGMYPVFHVTAITHRKNPIYPTTIVGKPPMEDCYMGKATERIFLPLLKTLHPEIVDYDLPWEGVFHNCVIVSVKKRYPANAKQLMSSLWGAGQMSFAKMIMTMDAGVNVHDYAEVAHVLLNRLNMEEDITISEGVLDVLDHSAPKALYGAKLGIDVTSPVEGESRKAPEYWGGRPLEPFINALRQRADVISWAIPYEDVANPLAIIAVDKRAPFDGRRIPSEALKADTARSIKIVIALDKEIDPANYSVALWKFFNNVDPRRDMVFEDGRMIIDATKKLVEEGHPREWPDDLEMIPAVKTRVNEMWPRLGL; encoded by the coding sequence ATGGCCCATCTGGAGCAGATGGGGGAACTTGTGCGCATTAGCGAAAAAGTCTCGCCGGAGCTGGAGATAACCGAGATAACCGACCGGGTGAGCAAAATGCCCGGCGGGGGGAAGGCGTTGCTTTTCGAGAACGTGGAAGGCTCTTCCATGCCGGTCCTCATCAACGCTTTCGGATCCCGCAAGCGCATGGCCGCAAGCCTTGGCGTGGACGATGTGGAGAAAATCGCCGCCGGGTTGGACTGGCTCATCAAGATGAAAGCCCCTGAAACGTGGCAGGAAAAACTGGCCATGTTGCCCACTCTTTTCAAGATGGCCCGGTTCACACCTAAAACCGTGAACGACGCAAACGCCCCTTGCCAGGAAGTTGTATTGCTGGAAGGGGATGTGGACCTTACCGCCATTCCCGTTTTGAAATGCTGGCCCGATGACGGCGGAAGGTTCATCACCCTGCCGTGTGTCTTTACAAAGTCGGTGGACGGCCGGCGCAACGTGGGGATGTACCGCATGCAGGTCTATAACGCCCGCGCCACGGGGATGCACTGGCACATCCATAAAGACGGCGCGCGGTTTTTCGACCAGCATCGCGCCAGAGGGGAGCGGATGGAAGTGGCCGTGGCCCTGGGGTGCGATCCTGCGGTGATATTCTCCGCCACGGCGCCCATGCCGCCTGGGGTGGACGAGCTTCTATTGGCTGGCTTCATCCGGGGCAAAGGGGTGGAGCTTGTGAAATGCCGCACGGTGGACCTTGAGGTTCCCCGGACGGCGGAGATAGTTATTGAAGGGTATGTGAACCCGGACGAGACGAGGCTGGAAGGGCCTTTTGGCGACCATACCGGCTATTACTCGCTTACCGGTATGTACCCGGTATTCCATGTAACCGCCATTACCCACCGGAAGAATCCCATTTATCCGACCACCATCGTTGGCAAACCCCCCATGGAAGACTGTTACATGGGGAAAGCCACCGAACGCATATTCCTGCCGTTGCTCAAAACCCTCCATCCGGAGATTGTGGATTACGACCTGCCTTGGGAGGGGGTTTTCCATAACTGCGTCATCGTGTCGGTGAAGAAGCGGTACCCGGCCAACGCCAAACAGCTCATGAGCTCGCTATGGGGCGCGGGGCAGATGAGTTTCGCCAAGATGATAATGACCATGGACGCCGGGGTTAACGTGCATGATTACGCCGAGGTGGCGCATGTCCTGCTCAACAGGCTGAACATGGAGGAAGATATCACTATCTCCGAAGGGGTACTGGACGTGCTGGACCATTCGGCGCCAAAAGCCCTGTATGGCGCCAAGCTGGGGATAGATGTAACGTCGCCGGTGGAGGGGGAATCCCGGAAGGCTCCGGAATATTGGGGTGGCAGGCCATTGGAACCCTTCATCAACGCCTTGCGGCAGAGGGCCGATGTAATCTCCTGGGCCATACCGTATGAGGACGTAGCCAATCCACTGGCCATTATCGCTGTGGACAAGCGGGCGCCTTTCGATGGGCGCAGGATCCCGTCTGAGGCGCTTAAGGCGGATACGGCCCGCTCGATAAAAATAGTGATCGCTCTGGATAAAGAAATAGACCCGGCGAACTATTCCGTGGCGCTCTGGAAATTTTTCAACAACGTGGATCCCCGGCGGGACATGGTTTTCGAGGATGGCCGCATGATAATAGACGCCACAAAAAAACTGGTGGAGGAGGGGCACCCAAGGGAATGGCCAGACGATCTTGAGATGATCCCGGCGGTGAAAACGAGGGTTAACGAAATGTGGCCCCGGCTGGGGCTTTAA